The proteins below are encoded in one region of Methanofollis aquaemaris:
- a CDS encoding alpha/beta hydrolase: MICPLGTDDLLLVRGPSSFLLAGEVHERFALCIETKDDEYCEGLHPGDLVCVSAPEGGALRAAAMILLLVRDHHFPVVALSPGHPGSRRVPMVVSAAPAITVSCEITRGTHPDQHLLCGSAELAGLTLRGGGGTVTLGALPAACTISYICVDRALVEE, from the coding sequence CAGGGGTCCATCTTCTTTTCTCCTTGCCGGTGAGGTGCACGAGCGTTTTGCTCTCTGTATCGAGACAAAAGACGACGAGTATTGCGAAGGGCTCCATCCCGGTGACCTTGTCTGCGTCTCGGCCCCAGAAGGCGGCGCCCTCCGTGCGGCCGCGATGATCCTTCTCCTGGTCCGCGACCATCACTTCCCGGTCGTCGCCCTCTCCCCCGGCCACCCCGGTTCCAGGCGGGTGCCGATGGTCGTCTCCGCCGCCCCTGCGATCACCGTCTCCTGCGAGATCACGCGCGGCACGCACCCGGACCAGCACCTCCTCTGCGGCTCGGCCGAACTCGCCGGCCTCACCCTGCGAGGGGGGGGCGGTACTGTCACGCTCGGTGCTCTCCCCGCTGCGTGCACGATCTCGTATATATGTGTTGATCGTGCCCTGGTCGAAGAATAA
- a CDS encoding V-type ATPase subunit subunit G family protein codes for MKSEVLKSIKQAEEEYKSMVSTANTENKQKVADARAEAERIIEKATADAEAYKKTRLAEAGTAAAKKRADILKVGEQKAATLRANSLENLDKAVEFLVSRFKEQLHVSA; via the coding sequence ATGAAGAGTGAGGTTTTAAAGAGCATCAAGCAGGCAGAAGAAGAGTATAAGTCTATGGTCAGCACCGCAAACACTGAAAATAAGCAGAAAGTTGCGGATGCCAGGGCGGAGGCAGAACGTATCATCGAGAAAGCCACCGCCGATGCAGAGGCCTACAAAAAGACGAGGCTCGCTGAAGCCGGGACCGCCGCCGCGAAAAAACGTGCAGACATCTTGAAGGTCGGCGAACAGAAGGCGGCCACGCTTAGAGCGAACAGCCTTGAGAATCTCGATAAGGCGGTCGAGTTCCTCGTCTCGCGTTTTAAGGAGCAGCTGCATGTTTCAGCCTAA